The region GATACCGCCGGAACAGGCGCATCAGCATCATCACTTCGCGCTGGGGCCGGTTCCAGTTGTCGGCGGAAAACGCGTACAGAGTCAGCACGCGAATGCCGCACTGCGGCGCCGCTTCGACGATGCGGCGGGCCGTGCGCGCGCCTTCCATGTGTCCGGTGGGACGGCTGCTCCCGCGAGTGATCGCCCAGCGGCCGTTGCCGTCCATGATGATCGCGACGTGGAGGCCCGGAGCGCTCTCGTCCCGCTGCTCGGGGGTGTGCACGGGCGCGCCGTGCCGGCGGCGCGCGCCCTGCCGCGCGAGATCCATCCGCCTACTTGCGGTCACGCGTGGCATGAATGAGAGCTTCCATGTGATCGAGGTAGCGCTCGAGCGCGCGCCGCCCCTCGGCCGTCAGGCGGTACTCCGTGCGCGGCATGCGTCCTTCGAAGGTCTTCGTGCAGCTCACGTACTTCGCGTCCTCGAGCTTGCGCGCGTGCACGCTCAGATTCCCGTCGGTGATCTTGAGCAGCTTCTTCAGATCGTTGAAGGTCAGCTTCTCGTTCACCGCCAGCGCGCTCACGATTCCGAGCCGCACGCGCTCGTGGATCAGCCGGTCGAATTCGCCGGTGTCCGGGCCGATGGCGCGGCCGCGCACCGACTGCAGCTTCGCCGGGTCGGGACTGCCGCGATCCTGCCGGACGGCTCCCTGTTTAGCCACCGTGCCTCCTGGCGATCGGGATTCCGAAGACGATGTGCAGTCCGCCGAACGCGGCGGCCATGAGGATGTCGTTCGCCGCCGCCGGAGTGAACAGCGCGATCGCGCCGGCGAGCATGAAGCAGAACCCCATCACCGGCACCACGCGCACGGAGAACGCGCCGCCGGCGACCACCGCCGTTCCGTAGATGAGGAGCCAGAGGCCCGGGAGCACGTCGTACATCCCGAGGTTGTACAGCTGGATCGTGAGCAGCGCTCCTACGAGCATCGGCGGCGAGAAGCTCAAAAGGAATTTCCTGCCGGCGCCGGACATCAGCGGCAGCCGCGCGGCCCGCGCCTTCCGGATGATGGCCGCGATCATGATCACCGGCGCGAGGATGGCGGCGGCGAGCCACGTGTTGAGCCAGGCCACTTCCGTCGGCTGGCGCGCGGCAATGGAGGCGGCGGTGAGCGCGGCAACTCCCACGATCACCATTCCCCAGCCCGACACGGCCGTGAACGCGCCGGCGCGCTCCATCGTGTCGCGGATGAACGCAAGGTTGTCCATCGCGCGCATGTGCAGCGCCGGCTCCTCCGCGGGCGGCGCCTCTTTTCGGATCGGCCTAACTGACGACATATCAGTTAGTTTAGAAGGTGGGCTCCCTCTGGGTCAAGTACTTTACCGAATAAAGCGAGTTCTCCGCCCTTGTCGTGGACCCTGATGCTGGCCGCGCTCATCGTCGCCGTGCTGGCCGTGGTTACCGCCGTCGGTTGGAAGCTCCCGGCGGAGCACCGGATAACGCGCGAAGCCGAGCTGCCCCACGGTCCGGACGCTGTCTGGACGGCGATTAGCGACTTCTCCGCGCTACCGGCCTGGATGCCGGGGATCCGGCGCGTCCAGAGACTCGACGACGCCATCGAAGGCAGGGAGCGCTGGCTGTACGAAACCGCCGAGGGCGACATGACGATCGAGGTCGTCACGCGGTCCGCGCCGACCGAGCTGACCATCCGGAGCGTGAGCTCCGACCTCGCGTTCGGCGGCACCTGGACCCACAGGATCTCGCCCGCCGCCGCCGGCTCTCTGGTCAGCGTCACCGAGCATGGCTGGATCTCGAACCCGTTCTTCCGCTTCATGTACCGGTACGTGTTCGCGGGCGCGACGACACCGGACGAAGCGCTCGCGGCGCTCCGGCGGCATCTGGGCGGACGGGTCCGGACATCGGCGAGCCGGCCTACTATGGAATAGAGATCGGGCCGGGCAGCGGATCGCTGGCCGGAAAGCTCTGCTCACCCATCCGGTCGAGCCGCCGCTCGTCGATCGCGGTCACCAACAGACTCACAAGCTTCTGGTTGAACGCTGGCAGATCATCCGGCTTTCTGCTGGTGAGGAGCTTCTGATCGACTTCCACCTGCTTGTCCACCCATTCGCCGCCCGCGTTGACGATGTCGGTCTTCAGGCTCGGCCACGACGTCAGCGTCCTTCCCTTCACGGCCCCCGCTTCCACCAGCAGCCACGGGCCGTGACAGATCGCCGCCACCGGCTTGTCGGCTTCCATGAAGCCGCGCACGAATTCCACCGCCTTCGGGTTGGTGCGCAGCTTGTCCGGACTGCGCACGCCGCCGGGCAGCACCAGCGCGTCGAAGTCGCTCGCCGTCACCTGGTCGACGAGCTTGTCGACACGGAACTTGTCGCCTTTCTCGCCGTGATTGACTCCCTGAATCTCGCCTTCCTTGTCGGCGACCAGGTACAGATCGGCCTCGGCGGCGCGCAAAGCGTTCCACGGCTCGGTCAGCTCGATCTGCTCCACGCCGTCCGTCGCGAGAAACGCGACTTTTCTGCCTTTGAGTGACTCAGCCATCGCACTCTCCTGTTATCCCGGCGCTTTCAGCGCGCCGGCGTTTGCGGCTCAATCCTCGGAGCGATCTTCCGCGGCTTCCTCACGCCTGCGGCGCAGATCCTCGAGCGCGGGGTTCTGGTGAGTTCTTGGGATCAGCGATTCCTTGTCGTCCGTCTCGGTCTGCGCCACGCGGGTCTTGTCCTCCGCGTACACCCGCTCATCGGCGGGATTGCTCTTCTGATCGGTAACGGAAGACCCGCGCGGACTGTGTCCGCGCCCGGTCGGATCGAACTTCCCGGGACCGTGCACTCCTTTTTTCCCTGGCATGCTGTCTCCTGATGATGGTTCGCGGATTCATAGGGGTCACGAACCGTGCCATATTCCGGCATGCCTCTGATTCCGCTGTACGGACACGCCTCGCTGCGCAAACGGCTGGCGCGGAGCGCGGCGGCGGGACGGCTGCCGTCCAGCCTGCTGCTCCACGGCCCCGCGGGGATCGGCAAGCAGCGTCTCGCGCTCTGGCTGGCGCAGCTGCTGCTGTGCTCGGGAGAAGATCGCCCGTGCGGCAAGTGCCAGCACTGCCGCTACATGCGCGAGCTGCAGCACCCCGATCTGCACTGGTTCTTTCCGCGGCCGCGGCTCAAGGATTCCGATCCCGATCCAGACGACGTGCGGGACGATTACCGCGAGGCGGTCGTCGAGCGCGTCGAGGAGGGCGGGCTGTACGCGGCACCGTCGGGGAGCGAGGGGATCTTCATCGCCGCAGTGCGCTCGCTGACACGCGACGCGCTGCTCTCGCCCGCGCTGGCGGCGCGCAAAGTCTTCGTGATCGGCGATGCCGAACGCATGGTGTCGCAGGAGGGAGCCGACCAGGCGGCGAACGCGCTGCTCAAGCTGCTGGAGGAGCCGCCGGCGGACACCTTCTTCATCCTCACGTCGAGCGAGCCCGCGGCCCTGCTGCCCACCATCCGCTCGCGAGTGGCGGCCGTGCGCGTGCCGCGGCTGACGGAAAAAGAGGTAGCGGAGTTTCTCCAGGACGAGGCCGTGCGGGTCTTTCTGAAGACGACGAAGCGCTCGGAGCCGCGGGCGGATCTGCTCGGCGGAGCGCCCGGACGCATCCTGAACGAATCCGAGGACGCGCAGGCGATCACGGTCGCGCGCCGGATGCTGGACGCCGCCGCGGGCCGGACGCCGGAGCGATTCTCCCTCGCCCTCACGCGCGGCGTGAGCAATGCGCGCGGCGCGTTCACCGATTCGCTCGACGCCTTGACCGTGCTGCTGTCCGAGCGGACCCGCGAGGCGGTGTCGCGCGACGACCGGCCGAGAGCCGCGCGGCTCGCGGCGGCCGCGGACCTCGTGGAGATCGCCAAGGAGCGAGCGGCGGGCAACGTGAATCCGCAGCTCGTCACCGCCAAGCTCGTGCTCGACCTGAGCGAGCATCTGTCGTGAGCGAGCCGGGCGACGCGGGCGCGAAGCTCAGCCACGTGGACGCGAGCGGGCGGGCCCGCATGGTGGACGTGACCGCGAAACCGGCGACGGAGCGGATGGCGCGCGCGCGCGGAGAGATCCGCATGCAGGCGGCGACTCTGACGGCGATCCGTGAGAACCAGGCGCCGAAGGGCGACGTGCTGGGAGTGGCGCGAGTCGCCGGCGTCCTCGCCGCGAAGCGAACGGCGGAGCTGATTCCGCTGTGCCACTCGCTTCCGCTCACCGACGTGGACGTCGCTTTCGAGCTGGACGACGCGCTCCCGGGTGTGCGCGTCGAAGCGATCGCGCGGACGGTGGGCCGCACGGGCGTGGAGATGGAGGCGATCGTCGCGGTGTCGGTGGCGCTGATCACCGTGTACGACATGGCCAAGGCGATCGACAAGACGATGGTCCTTGGAGGGATCGAGCTGGTAGAGAAGCGCGGGGGTAAGTCAGGCCAATAGGAGTGTGCACGTGACGCAATGCGTGTGGTCAGGCTCGAGCCCGGGTGCCGGGGCCGATCCTGACCGGCTCCCCAAACCATCACGCGGCTTCCCCCTCCCCCTTCCGCGCGTCACGGCGGGAACGTCTATTTACGCCCGCTAACGCTGGCTTGAGTTCGGCACACCACCGACTGAGGCACACTTGAGCACGTCATCTTCTCACGAGGCATGGGGCACCCGCATCGGGTTGATCCTTGCCATGGCGGGCAACGCCGTCGGGCTGGGTAATTTCCTGAGGTTTCCACGACAGGCCGCGGTGAACGGCGGCGGGTCGTTCATGATCACCTACTTCATCGCGCTGCTCCTGCTCGGCATCCCGCTGATGTGGATCGAGTGGGGCGTGGGGCGGAACGGCGGCCGGTTCAGGAAGGGCCACATCCCCGGGATGTTCGCGGCGATCTGGAAGCATCCCGCGGCCAAATACCTCGGCATCATCGGCATGATCGTGCCGTTGACCGTGATGATCTACTACACGTACATCGAGAGCTGGACGCTCGCGTTCTCCTTCTTCTCGATCACGAAGGACTACTGGGGCAACACCTCGCAGGAAGCGATGGTGGGGTACCTCCAGTCGTATCAGGGGATCACCGCGGGCAGCAGCCACATGACCGCGCTCGGCTTCTTCCTGGTTACGCTCGCGATCAACATCTGGGTGCTGTCGCGCGGGATATCCGGGGGAATCGAGAAGCTGGCGCGGATAGGAATGCCGATCCTGTTCCTGTTCGCCGTGGTTCTCATGGTCGTCGTGATCTTCCTTCCGGCGGGCCCTGGCGGCGAGACCGCGTGGCAGGGACTGCAATTCATCTACAACCCGGATTTCTCCCGCCTCGACGAGCCGAGCGTCTGGCTGGCGTCGGCCGGACAGATCTTCTTCACTCTGTCCGTGGGCATGGGCTCTTTGCAGGCATACGCATCCTACCTGTCGAAGAAAGACGACATCGCGCTGAACGGCA is a window of Gemmatimonadaceae bacterium DNA encoding:
- the moaC gene encoding cyclic pyranopterin monophosphate synthase MoaC; this encodes MSEPGDAGAKLSHVDASGRARMVDVTAKPATERMARARGEIRMQAATLTAIRENQAPKGDVLGVARVAGVLAAKRTAELIPLCHSLPLTDVDVAFELDDALPGVRVEAIARTVGRTGVEMEAIVAVSVALITVYDMAKAIDKTMVLGGIELVEKRGGKSGQ
- a CDS encoding SRPBCC family protein; the protein is MSWTLMLAALIVAVLAVVTAVGWKLPAEHRITREAELPHGPDAVWTAISDFSALPAWMPGIRRVQRLDDAIEGRERWLYETAEGDMTIEVVTRSAPTELTIRSVSSDLAFGGTWTHRISPAAAGSLVSVTEHGWISNPFFRFMYRYVFAGATTPDEALAALRRHLGGRVRTSASRPTME
- a CDS encoding sodium-dependent transporter — its product is MSTSSSHEAWGTRIGLILAMAGNAVGLGNFLRFPRQAAVNGGGSFMITYFIALLLLGIPLMWIEWGVGRNGGRFRKGHIPGMFAAIWKHPAAKYLGIIGMIVPLTVMIYYTYIESWTLAFSFFSITKDYWGNTSQEAMVGYLQSYQGITAGSSHMTALGFFLVTLAINIWVLSRGISGGIEKLARIGMPILFLFAVVLMVVVIFLPAGPGGETAWQGLQFIYNPDFSRLDEPSVWLASAGQIFFTLSVGMGSLQAYASYLSKKDDIALNGIATAATNETAEVILGGTIAIPAAVVFFGVTGAMAVAQSGSFNLGFATMPVVFQQMPMGNVLGFMWFMLLFFAGITSSVAMLTPIVAFFREEFGWKREIIAWSFGLVTLLFGLMNIFWLQYGFLDEWDYWAGTFGLVVLAVIETVLFMWVFKPENAWASIHQGADIQIPRIFKFVMTYVTPVYLLFILGWWGFQDAIPILTNAKAAGGGTLTAEMHPYVTTARLVIVGFAVVFAFLIRIAWKRNNYDDRAGFVEVDQSGRTAV
- a CDS encoding type 1 glutamine amidotransferase domain-containing protein; this encodes MAESLKGRKVAFLATDGVEQIELTEPWNALRAAEADLYLVADKEGEIQGVNHGEKGDKFRVDKLVDQVTASDFDALVLPGGVRSPDKLRTNPKAVEFVRGFMEADKPVAAICHGPWLLVEAGAVKGRTLTSWPSLKTDIVNAGGEWVDKQVEVDQKLLTSRKPDDLPAFNQKLVSLLVTAIDERRLDRMGEQSFPASDPLPGPISIP
- a CDS encoding transcriptional regulator; the encoded protein is MAKQGAVRQDRGSPDPAKLQSVRGRAIGPDTGEFDRLIHERVRLGIVSALAVNEKLTFNDLKKLLKITDGNLSVHARKLEDAKYVSCTKTFEGRMPRTEYRLTAEGRRALERYLDHMEALIHATRDRK